A window from Pseudomonas frederiksbergensis encodes these proteins:
- a CDS encoding LysR family transcriptional regulator codes for MASQEVLQAFVQAATQGSFSAAARKLGRSQSTISAAVASLEIDLNLTLFDRSSRKPSLTPAGHVMLQRAEDILAASSRLEMTASQLSQGVEPKLTVAISDTYQSDRFEAALSAFELRYPDLELECLIAECDDLVALVQRGRAQVAFAEKQDSYPPDLVSSTMEERTEIALFVSREHPLAALSHIDQGVLQQHRELRLATIVNPYESRAKGRVWSAPSYLMLLEMAQGGFGWAPLPRWLVERFGQGTLQELDVRGWPKPVFVDALWSRLHPPGPAGSWLLGKMLE; via the coding sequence ATGGCTTCTCAAGAAGTGTTGCAGGCCTTCGTTCAGGCCGCGACTCAAGGCTCGTTTTCCGCTGCGGCGCGCAAATTGGGCCGCAGTCAGTCGACCATCAGCGCCGCCGTGGCCAGCCTTGAAATCGACTTGAACCTGACGCTGTTCGACCGCAGCAGCCGCAAACCGAGCCTGACCCCGGCCGGGCACGTGATGCTGCAACGGGCCGAGGACATTCTGGCCGCCAGCAGCCGGCTGGAAATGACCGCCAGCCAACTGTCCCAAGGGGTCGAGCCGAAGCTGACCGTGGCGATTTCCGACACGTATCAATCCGACCGATTCGAAGCGGCGCTCAGCGCCTTCGAGCTGCGTTATCCCGACCTGGAACTTGAATGCCTGATCGCTGAGTGCGATGACCTGGTGGCCTTGGTGCAACGGGGTCGGGCGCAGGTGGCCTTCGCCGAAAAACAAGACAGTTACCCGCCGGACCTGGTCAGTTCGACCATGGAAGAACGAACCGAGATTGCCCTGTTCGTATCCCGCGAACATCCATTGGCGGCGCTGAGCCACATCGATCAGGGCGTGTTGCAACAACACCGGGAGCTGCGTCTGGCGACGATCGTCAATCCGTATGAAAGCCGTGCGAAGGGGCGCGTCTGGTCGGCGCCGAGTTATCTGATGCTGCTGGAAATGGCCCAGGGTGGATTCGGCTGGGCGCCGTTGCCGCGGTGGCTGGTGGAGCGGTTTGGGCAAGGCACGTTGCAGGAACTGGACGTGCGCGGCTGGCCGAAACCGGTGTTCGTCGATGCGCTGTGGTCGCGGCTGCATCCGCCGGGGCCGGCGGGGAGTTGGTTACTCGGCAAGATGCTGGAATAG
- a CDS encoding YybH family protein yields MNATHEIQTLIDTYRQAVIAKDVEKLMPLYAEDIVSYDAVKALQFRGKAAYRAHWQECMEMCQGAHKFDFDHMNIVADEHIAFAHWLAHCGGTNEKGETQACWMRVTACYRRDDGQWRIVHEHWSAPFDMMSGTALFNLEP; encoded by the coding sequence ATGAACGCTACCCACGAAATCCAGACCCTGATCGACACCTATCGCCAGGCGGTCATCGCCAAGGATGTCGAGAAACTCATGCCGCTGTATGCCGAGGACATCGTTTCCTATGACGCGGTCAAGGCCCTGCAGTTTCGGGGCAAGGCCGCCTACCGCGCGCATTGGCAGGAATGCATGGAAATGTGCCAGGGCGCGCATAAGTTCGACTTCGACCATATGAACATCGTGGCGGACGAGCACATCGCCTTCGCCCATTGGCTGGCCCATTGCGGCGGCACCAACGAGAAGGGCGAAACCCAGGCCTGCTGGATGCGCGTGACCGCCTGCTATCGCCGCGACGACGGGCAATGGCGCATCGTTCACGAACACTGGTCGGCCCCGTTCGACATGATGAGCGGCACCGCGCTGTTCAACCTGGAACCCTGA
- a CDS encoding RNA polymerase sigma factor, which yields MSAESVRARVEQVYREDSRRILATLIRLLGDFDLAEEALHEAFFVAVERWQRDGVPDNPRTWLVSTGRFKAIDVLRRRARFVASQPMLIAQLEALEQADWSDEDVEDDRLRLIFTCCHPALAADAQVPLTLREVCDLTTEEIARAFLSAPATIAQRIVRAKAKIRDAKIPYQVPALAELPERLDSVLRVIYLVFNEGYSASMGAELTREDLTREAIRLGRLLMELLPEPEVMGLLALMLLHESRRTARTSASGELIVLDEQDRSLWDAEMIAEGCALVERALTTRRFGPYCLQAAIAASHAEAPTAAETDWLEIVGLYDVLLRAAPSPVIELNRAAAISKRDGPLAGLTLIEGILARGDLLDYHLAHAARAEFCRQLGRVEEARAAYQRALELTQQVPERRFIEARLRELK from the coding sequence ATGTCGGCCGAGTCGGTACGAGCTCGGGTCGAGCAGGTTTACCGCGAAGATTCACGGCGGATTCTGGCGACCCTGATTCGTTTGCTCGGCGATTTCGATCTTGCCGAAGAAGCCTTGCACGAAGCGTTTTTCGTCGCGGTCGAGCGCTGGCAGCGTGACGGTGTGCCGGACAATCCGCGGACCTGGCTGGTGTCCACGGGGCGTTTCAAGGCCATTGATGTGTTGCGACGGCGTGCACGCTTCGTCGCTTCGCAACCGATGCTGATCGCTCAACTGGAGGCGCTGGAGCAGGCCGACTGGAGTGACGAAGACGTGGAAGACGATCGCCTGCGCCTGATTTTCACCTGTTGTCACCCGGCGCTCGCGGCGGACGCCCAGGTGCCGTTGACGCTGCGCGAAGTCTGCGACCTGACCACGGAGGAAATCGCCCGAGCCTTCCTGTCGGCACCAGCGACCATCGCCCAGCGCATCGTGCGGGCCAAGGCGAAAATCCGTGACGCAAAAATTCCTTATCAAGTGCCGGCCCTGGCGGAATTGCCCGAGCGCCTGGACAGCGTGCTGCGGGTGATTTATCTGGTGTTCAACGAAGGTTATTCCGCATCCATGGGCGCGGAACTGACCCGTGAGGATTTGACCCGTGAGGCGATTCGGCTCGGTCGTTTGTTGATGGAACTGCTGCCGGAACCTGAAGTGATGGGACTGCTGGCGCTGATGCTGTTGCACGAGTCCCGACGCACGGCCAGGACGTCGGCGAGCGGCGAGTTGATCGTGCTGGATGAGCAGGACCGTTCGTTGTGGGACGCCGAGATGATCGCTGAAGGTTGCGCCCTGGTGGAGCGTGCACTGACAACCCGGCGCTTCGGGCCTTATTGCCTGCAAGCGGCAATTGCGGCATCGCATGCTGAAGCGCCCACGGCGGCGGAAACGGACTGGCTGGAGATTGTGGGTCTGTATGACGTGCTGTTGCGGGCAGCGCCTTCGCCGGTGATCGAATTGAACCGTGCGGCGGCGATCTCCAAACGGGATGGGCCGTTGGCGGGACTGACGTTGATCGAGGGGATCCTGGCGCGGGGTGATTTGCTGGATTACCACTTGGCGCACGCGGCGCGGGCGGAGTTTTGTCGGCAGTTGGGAAGGGTAGAGGAGGCGCGGGCGGCTTATCAGCGGGCGTTGGAGTTGACGCAGCAAGTGCCGGAACGACGGTTTATCGAGGCCCGGTTGCGGGAGCTGAAGTGA
- a CDS encoding multidrug/biocide efflux PACE transporter yields the protein MSANKSITERIFQAIGFELLAILICTPLLAWIMDKPLLDMGVVTMAIAALALAWNVIFNGLFDRALKHYNLVRNAWVRVVHALLFEGGLVAVGVPLIAWWLKVSLWQAFLLDIGVLLFFLPYTYVYHWVYDVVRERVLMRQSYVLHE from the coding sequence ATGAGCGCCAACAAATCCATTACTGAACGTATTTTCCAGGCCATTGGTTTCGAATTGTTGGCCATCCTGATCTGCACCCCGCTGCTGGCGTGGATCATGGACAAACCGCTGCTCGACATGGGCGTCGTGACCATGGCAATCGCGGCACTTGCCCTGGCCTGGAACGTGATCTTCAACGGATTGTTCGACCGCGCGCTCAAACACTACAACCTGGTGCGCAACGCCTGGGTACGTGTAGTCCATGCGCTGTTGTTCGAAGGCGGTCTGGTTGCGGTGGGGGTGCCGTTGATTGCCTGGTGGTTGAAGGTCAGCCTGTGGCAAGCGTTCCTGCTGGATATCGGTGTGCTGCTGTTTTTCCTGCCATACACCTACGTTTATCACTGGGTGTACGACGTGGTACGCGAGCGAGTGCTGATGCGCCAGTCTTATGTGCTGCATGAATAA
- a CDS encoding YciI family protein yields MKYLCLVYSNEHELHSLPESPNDAECMAYAEAIQGSGRMVAAEALESVQTATTVRMRNGKMSITDGPFAETKEQLAGFYLIDAKDLNEAIQVAGNIPAARVGCVEVRPVRQLNPGA; encoded by the coding sequence ATGAAGTATTTATGCCTGGTCTACAGCAACGAGCACGAGTTGCACTCGCTGCCCGAGAGCCCGAATGACGCGGAATGCATGGCTTACGCCGAGGCGATCCAGGGCAGCGGCCGAATGGTCGCCGCCGAGGCGCTGGAATCGGTACAGACCGCGACCACGGTGCGGATGCGCAACGGGAAGATGTCGATCACCGACGGCCCGTTCGCCGAAACCAAGGAGCAATTGGCCGGCTTCTACCTGATCGATGCCAAGGATCTCAATGAAGCCATCCAGGTCGCCGGCAACATCCCGGCGGCCCGGGTCGGCTGTGTTGAGGTGCGTCCCGTTCGTCAGTTGAACCCCGGCGCCTGA
- a CDS encoding transporter has product MNHSIDQRHRDTDLFGLLYGFSFRPGERGRELDSAKALQCLQQPGDNDEFLWLHLNLAHAACERWMKSHLQLPDEFFEALHEGSRSTRIEHVDSALLAVVNDVVFNLSSMVSSDVSTLWVCARSRLIVSARLQPLHSVDKLRSSVKAGECFRSPLELLVHLLRDQGEVLTQIVRKTSLSVDQIEDELLSSRLSTNRAELGANRRVLVRLQRLLALEPGSLLRLLNRPPQWLQKEDVKELRKSTEEFALIINDLTALGERIKLLQEEIAANLNEQSNRTLFTLTVVTVLALPINIIAGFFGMNVGGVPLSGDPEGFWILVALVATFTVIAGRWAFRKRQDY; this is encoded by the coding sequence ATGAACCACAGCATCGACCAACGTCATCGCGACACCGACCTGTTCGGTCTGCTGTACGGTTTCAGTTTTCGCCCCGGCGAGCGCGGCCGCGAGCTCGATTCGGCCAAGGCGTTGCAGTGCCTGCAACAACCCGGCGACAACGACGAATTTCTCTGGCTGCACCTGAACCTGGCCCACGCCGCATGCGAGCGCTGGATGAAAAGCCATCTGCAATTGCCCGATGAATTTTTCGAAGCACTGCACGAAGGTTCGCGTTCGACGCGTATCGAGCATGTGGATTCGGCGTTGCTGGCGGTGGTCAACGACGTGGTGTTCAACCTCAGCAGCATGGTGTCGTCCGATGTTTCGACGTTGTGGGTCTGCGCCCGCAGTCGGCTGATCGTCAGCGCACGACTGCAACCGCTGCACTCGGTAGACAAGCTGCGCTCGTCGGTGAAGGCCGGTGAGTGCTTTCGCTCGCCACTGGAATTGCTGGTGCATCTGCTGCGCGATCAGGGGGAAGTGCTGACCCAGATCGTGCGCAAGACCAGCCTCAGTGTCGATCAGATCGAAGATGAGTTGCTGTCTTCGCGGCTGTCGACCAACCGCGCTGAGCTGGGTGCCAACCGACGGGTGCTGGTGCGCTTGCAACGCTTGTTGGCGCTGGAGCCGGGCTCGTTGCTGCGCCTGCTCAATCGCCCGCCGCAGTGGTTGCAAAAGGAAGACGTCAAGGAGCTGCGCAAGTCCACCGAGGAGTTCGCGCTGATCATTAACGACCTCACGGCGCTGGGCGAACGGATCAAGCTGTTGCAGGAGGAAATCGCCGCCAACCTCAACGAACAGAGCAACCGCACGCTGTTCACCCTGACCGTGGTGACGGTGCTGGCGTTGCCGATCAACATCATCGCCGGGTTCTTTGGCATGAACGTCGGCGGGGTGCCGCTTTCCGGCGACCCGGAAGGGTTCTGGATTCTGGTGGCATTGGTCGCGACGTTTACCGTGATCGCCGGGCGTTGGGCATTCCGTAAGCGCCAGGATTATTAA
- a CDS encoding GNAT family N-acetyltransferase gives MTARLVPYDSLNALQRQQVEAIEVHKEQIRFSGDIHGALHTLLSKPGPGVKGFALLVEDVPVAFLLLKRPPVLPAWANEHSATLHALQVDHRAQGKGYGKACLQALPDVARQAFPEIKGLELSVDADNASAIALYAKFGWVDSGEAYKGRIGYERRMGLVF, from the coding sequence GTGACAGCCCGACTCGTGCCTTACGACAGCCTGAATGCGCTCCAGCGCCAGCAGGTCGAAGCCATTGAAGTTCACAAAGAACAAATCAGGTTCTCCGGCGACATTCACGGTGCGTTGCACACTTTGCTGTCCAAACCCGGCCCCGGCGTGAAGGGATTTGCGCTACTGGTCGAGGATGTTCCCGTCGCCTTCCTGCTGCTCAAGCGCCCGCCCGTATTGCCGGCGTGGGCCAATGAACACAGCGCCACCCTGCACGCACTGCAAGTCGATCATCGGGCTCAGGGCAAAGGCTATGGCAAGGCCTGTCTGCAAGCCTTGCCCGACGTGGCGCGTCAGGCTTTTCCGGAAATAAAGGGGCTGGAGTTGTCGGTGGATGCGGATAACGCATCGGCCATCGCGCTTTATGCAAAATTCGGCTGGGTCGACAGCGGCGAAGCCTATAAGGGCCGGATCGGTTACGAACGGCGCATGGGGCTGGTTTTCTGA
- a CDS encoding inorganic phosphate transporter — MATPSFTATQAPASSAKPQLDKKPSLLTLVIFFAVLGSGLLFTAYSLMHDMNELGTVVTTWTPFLLLGVALLIALGFEFVNGFHDTANAVATVIYTNSLPPNFAVAWSGFFNFLGVLLSSGAVAFGIIALLPVELILQVGSSAGFSMIFALLIAAILWNLGTWWLGLPASSSHTLIGSIIGVGVANALMHGRDGTSGVDWAQATKVGYALLLSPLIGFMFAALLLLALRAFVKNRALYKAPKGDTPPPWWIRGMLILTCTGVSFAHGSNDGQKGMGLIMLILVGTLPMAYALNRTMPADQALQFAAVAEVTQQALVKNAPLPAPTDPRAVLSEYMRSKEASPQLIPALAALTGTIGSEVKGYGSLAKVPAEAMGNVRNDMYLTSETIRLMDKNKVGNFDADTNGKLQLFKQQIDNATRFIPLWVKIAVAIALGLGTMVGWKRIVVTVGEKIGKTHLTYAQGASAETVAMLTIGAADMFGLPVSTTHVLSSGVAGTMVANGGGLQMKTIRNLLMAWVLTLPAAILLSGSLYWLFTQLF; from the coding sequence ATGGCGACTCCTTCCTTCACCGCCACCCAGGCGCCCGCCAGTAGCGCCAAACCACAACTCGATAAAAAGCCCAGCCTGCTGACCCTCGTGATTTTCTTCGCGGTGCTGGGCAGCGGGTTGTTGTTTACCGCCTACAGCCTGATGCACGACATGAACGAGCTCGGCACCGTGGTGACCACCTGGACGCCGTTTCTGCTGTTGGGCGTGGCGCTGCTGATTGCCCTCGGCTTTGAATTCGTCAACGGTTTCCACGACACTGCCAACGCCGTGGCCACGGTGATTTACACCAACTCCTTGCCGCCAAATTTCGCGGTGGCCTGGTCCGGATTCTTCAACTTCCTCGGGGTGCTGCTGTCCAGCGGCGCGGTGGCGTTCGGCATCATCGCCCTGCTGCCGGTGGAGCTGATTCTGCAAGTCGGTTCTTCCGCTGGTTTCTCGATGATCTTCGCCCTGTTGATCGCCGCGATCCTGTGGAACCTCGGCACCTGGTGGCTGGGGTTGCCGGCGTCTTCGTCGCACACCCTCATTGGCTCGATCATCGGGGTCGGCGTGGCCAATGCCCTGATGCACGGCCGCGACGGCACTAGCGGCGTGGACTGGGCGCAGGCAACCAAAGTCGGTTACGCACTGTTGCTGTCGCCGCTGATCGGCTTCATGTTTGCGGCGCTGTTGCTGTTGGCCTTGCGGGCTTTCGTCAAGAATCGTGCGCTGTACAAAGCACCCAAGGGCGACACTCCGCCACCGTGGTGGATTCGCGGCATGTTGATCCTGACGTGCACCGGCGTGTCCTTCGCCCACGGCTCCAACGACGGCCAGAAAGGCATGGGCCTGATCATGCTGATTCTGGTGGGCACGCTGCCGATGGCTTACGCGCTGAACCGCACCATGCCGGCCGACCAGGCGCTGCAGTTTGCCGCCGTGGCCGAAGTCACCCAGCAAGCGCTGGTCAAAAATGCGCCGTTGCCAGCGCCGACCGACCCGCGCGCGGTGCTGTCCGAATACATGCGCAGCAAGGAAGCCTCACCGCAACTGATCCCCGCCCTGGCCGCGTTGACCGGCACTATCGGGAGTGAAGTGAAGGGCTACGGCTCGCTCGCAAAGGTCCCGGCCGAGGCCATGGGCAACGTGCGTAACGACATGTACCTGACCAGCGAAACCATTCGCCTGATGGACAAGAACAAGGTCGGCAACTTCGACGCCGATACCAATGGCAAGCTGCAACTGTTCAAGCAGCAGATCGACAACGCCACGCGGTTCATTCCGCTGTGGGTAAAAATCGCGGTGGCCATCGCTCTGGGGCTGGGCACCATGGTCGGCTGGAAACGTATCGTGGTGACGGTTGGCGAGAAGATCGGCAAAACCCACCTGACGTATGCTCAAGGCGCCTCGGCGGAAACCGTCGCGATGCTGACCATCGGCGCGGCGGACATGTTCGGCCTGCCGGTATCGACGACTCACGTACTGTCTTCGGGGGTGGCCGGAACCATGGTCGCCAATGGCGGCGGATTGCAGATGAAGACCATCCGCAACCTGCTGATGGCCTGGGTGCTAACCTTGCCGGCGGCGATTCTGTTGTCGGGCAGTTTGTATTGGCTGTTCACCCAACTCTTCTGA
- a CDS encoding pyridoxamine 5'-phosphate oxidase family protein, translated as MLNSIEELEALYGQPHDRAVRKQIAFLNEDYQAMVRASPLVIVSSVGPDGMDGSPRGDTPGFVRIIDERTLAIPDRPGNNRIDTLRNVVLDSRVSLLFIIPGIGETLRVNGTAQISAEPGLLESFAVNGKPARTVMLVTVEAAYFHCSKAIVRSDLWNPEKHLERSALPTAGAFHKRLNDGQFDAETYDREAPARVRDSLY; from the coding sequence ATGCTCAACAGCATTGAAGAACTGGAAGCCCTCTACGGCCAGCCCCACGACCGCGCCGTACGCAAGCAGATCGCCTTTCTGAACGAGGACTATCAGGCGATGGTCCGCGCCTCGCCACTGGTGATCGTCAGCTCGGTGGGGCCTGACGGGATGGACGGTTCACCGCGGGGCGACACGCCGGGTTTCGTGCGGATCATTGATGAACGCACCCTGGCGATCCCGGATCGGCCGGGCAACAACCGCATCGACACGCTGCGTAACGTTGTGCTCGATTCGCGGGTGTCGCTACTGTTCATCATTCCCGGGATTGGCGAAACGTTGCGGGTTAACGGCACGGCACAGATCAGCGCCGAACCGGGGTTGCTGGAGAGCTTTGCGGTCAATGGCAAACCGGCGCGCACGGTGATGCTGGTGACGGTGGAAGCGGCGTACTTCCACTGCTCCAAGGCCATCGTTCGTTCGGACTTATGGAACCCTGAGAAACACCTCGAACGCTCTGCCCTGCCGACGGCGGGCGCGTTTCACAAGCGGTTGAACGATGGGCAGTTCGATGCCGAGACGTATGACCGCGAAGCGCCGGCTCGGGTGCGGGATAGCCTTTACTGA